Genomic segment of Pseudomonas sp. CCI4.2:
CCATCGGCCCCGCCCGCCCCCCGGCCTTTATCGCGTCATACATCCGATTAACAATGTTATACCCCCTCAAGAACACCCACTGTATGTCCACGCCCAGCGCGCTGAGCAGTTGCAGTTTGCTGAAGTAAGCGAAAGCTTCCGGTTGTACCCAGACCATTTTTTTATAGTTATTTTCAACCAGTGCCTTATTGAAGATGTCCAGGATCTGGATAATTGCCTTGTAGCCCACGATGAAGTTGAAGGCGCCCTGCACGCCGGGGCCGGCGATGATGGTGGCGTTCATGCGCAGGATCACGTAGCCGTTTTGCAGGGACAGGGTTAGCCCGGCATTGGTGCCGACACCCAAGGCGGCGGAGGCGTCAATGCCGAGTGTGGCGAGTTCCAGCCAACCGTCGTTGTCTACGTGCTTTTTGAAGACCGGGTGACGCAGGGTCAGCAAGTCGTCGGGCGGGGTCCAAAGCAGTGAGCCGTTGATTTTAATCCCGGCTTGCGCGCCGGCGAACAGGTTGAACTGTCCACCAAGCACCTCGTCGTGGCGGATGTGGGGCCTCAGGCCGGATTCTGCGCGGCTGAGACGGCGTTCCGCATCACGCCCGGTGTCGAGGCCGAGTTCGTCGTTTTCCTGTTTGTTCGGGCCCACGCGCAGGTTGGCGCTGAGCATCATTGAAGCGCCGGCGAAGCCCCAGGCTTTGAGGCTGCCGCTCAGGCAAAACGCCCCGATCGAGACAGTGCCGTTCGCGACTTTCTGGCCCTGGTCGTCGTTCTCGTTTGTGTAACTCAGCGTTAACGGTTTCGCCTCGGCCCGGCTTGGCAGCTCAAACGACGCCACCTCGATTTCGCCCTGCGCCAGGTTGACGTCCAGCGTCACGTTGGCCGACGCGCCCAGGCCTTTTTTCATGCTGACGCTGGGGGCCAGTACTTGGCTGGCAAGTTGCACGTCGCTCTGGCCCTGGGTCAAGCACCGGATCAAGCGCGCTTGCGGGCTGTTGTCGTACAGGCGCAGGGGGCCGAGGGTGCTTTGTTTGAAAAGCATTTGCCGCAGGTCTTTACCCCACGCGTCGAAGGTGGCGTCGTCGCGCAGGTTTTCGATGTAGATTTTTTCGGTGTTGATGTAACGCTTGAACGTTTCAGGCTGAAAGAAGCCGTTGCGGTCGAACCAGCCGTCCTGGATGTCAAGGGGCCGAGCGTCGTTCATTCTCAGCCACGAGGTGAACAGGTCCGGGTCGGCAGAGGCAGTGCCCGCCGCCAGCTTTAAGTTAGGATCTTTGGCTTGGGCCAGTGTTTTTTTCAGGTCTTCCTTGAGCAGGTCCCGGGTGCGTTGATTGAGGTGTTTGAATACGTCGGTGAGGCTCAAGTGGCGCAGGCGCGTGCGCTCGGTGGGGACGCTGATTTCTCGCAGCGGGAAGTTTGTGCGCACCAGCCGTTGTTGCGGTTGTGGTGTGAAGCTCTCGGGGTTCCAGAGCAGGTGGCGTTGGGGGCTGGAGTGTTTGACGAATGCTTGGGCCTGTTTCTTCAGCGCCTGTTCCTGGGCGTCAAGCGCCTGCCACTGCACGGCTTCGGTGGTGAACAGGCTGCTCGGAGGCTGTTGTTTGGCGACGTCGACCCAATTGTCGAAGGATTTTTCCACGTGTTCATTCAGGGCTGCTTTTTGCCTGAGCAACGCGTGGTATTTCTCGTACGCTTCGAACCCTTGCTCAATATTCCCGTGGTCGCCTTGCAGGGCGTATTCGGGCAAGGCCAGGCCGTAAGCGGCGGCCTGGAGAAGGGTTTTGACCAATTCGGAATAGTGGAATTGGCCTCTGGACTGAAGAAGCCACAGCTCAACGTCCCGTCGCGGCTCGGTGCGGTGGGCATATGCGTACTGCAACTCAGCAATGATTTCCGTGTATTCCTGTTGATACTTCTCCAGTTCTGCGGGACTAAAAAGCGCTTTGCCCTGATCGACGAAGATCTGGCGCTGCTTGAGGTAGCGTTGAATAATATCGCGAGCCCTCGTCGCTTCGGCGCTGTACAGATGACCGCCTTCAAAACTGTAGCCGCGTTCGAGGGCGATTTTATGGCCACGGGCGTCGAGTACGGCCCGCTCGCGGCGTAACGGCAAGGCGGCCTGTTGCTGTTGGTTGACGTGCTTGAGCTGCTCAACCGTGAGATTCGGTACGTGCTTGACGTCCTGCAAGCCTTCTTCGCGGACCCCGAAACGCCCGAGGTCTTGCCCTATCTGCTCCAACTCATGGTCGATCTGCAAATACCGCTGGCTGTCCTGCGCATCCAGAAAGCTACTGGTTTTGGGCTCCAGAAAAGGTTCCAGCAAGTCCGCGCTATTCAACGCACTAACCCGCGAATCCGGATCACTGGTCAGCAGTTTCTTTTTCAGGTCATCGGCGGCTTCGACCAGCGTATTTAACGTGTGTTCGCGCAGCAGCCAGAAGCGCTCCTGGCCA
This window contains:
- a CDS encoding LysM peptidoglycan-binding domain-containing protein → MTTPLYTVQQGDTLSGLAQRFGSSVNELRRLNPFINNPNYLRTGWTLNVPDATDVPVAPVADSPPPAADTNAPGVLHLDPIAAAPEQCSINFCGEQACKSPGHYADIIYEVGQERFWLLREHTLNTLVEAADDLKKKLLTSDPDSRVSALNSADLLEPFLEPKTSSFLDAQDSQRYLQIDHELEQIGQDLGRFGVREEGLQDVKHVPNLTVEQLKHVNQQQQAALPLRRERAVLDARGHKIALERGYSFEGGHLYSAEATRARDIIQRYLKQRQIFVDQGKALFSPAELEKYQQEYTEIIAELQYAYAHRTEPRRDVELWLLQSRGQFHYSELVKTLLQAAAYGLALPEYALQGDHGNIEQGFEAYEKYHALLRQKAALNEHVEKSFDNWVDVAKQQPPSSLFTTEAVQWQALDAQEQALKKQAQAFVKHSSPQRHLLWNPESFTPQPQQRLVRTNFPLREISVPTERTRLRHLSLTDVFKHLNQRTRDLLKEDLKKTLAQAKDPNLKLAAGTASADPDLFTSWLRMNDARPLDIQDGWFDRNGFFQPETFKRYINTEKIYIENLRDDATFDAWGKDLRQMLFKQSTLGPLRLYDNSPQARLIRCLTQGQSDVQLASQVLAPSVSMKKGLGASANVTLDVNLAQGEIEVASFELPSRAEAKPLTLSYTNENDDQGQKVANGTVSIGAFCLSGSLKAWGFAGASMMLSANLRVGPNKQENDELGLDTGRDAERRLSRAESGLRPHIRHDEVLGGQFNLFAGAQAGIKINGSLLWTPPDDLLTLRHPVFKKHVDNDGWLELATLGIDASAALGVGTNAGLTLSLQNGYVILRMNATIIAGPGVQGAFNFIVGYKAIIQILDIFNKALVENNYKKMVWVQPEAFAYFSKLQLLSALGVDIQWVFLRGYNIVNRMYDAIKAGGRAGPMAHEIFDKRDNQELRGWYSSLTPEGLGSLLDTLLQTPRAFEVEIQGGMGDTSTVTYTARQCHLLQQQAIEIILTSIYENATANAHNKLGYESLASAQERFGKAVLRFSSFNKPAHPDLVYCQNAYRMSDFMSVNAGNLPESNRMQAKYLSARKVLGETMDTAFCFATTTQFWKPEAGAELAPWPKY